A portion of the Enterobacter sp. SA187 genome contains these proteins:
- the bcsE gene encoding cellulose biosynthesis c-di-GMP-binding protein BcsE, with protein MDPIFSIGIHSLWDELRHMPAGGVWWINADRDDDAVRLVNQTVAAQPGASKVAVISMGKEPKNIIKLDEHHGPEKIRLFFMPDKENSLYSLAPDLLCSVDPHHHLFILLCASNAWQNISNDKLRVWLENIHRWSKYHNCTLLIVNPGNNNDKLFSFLTTEYRSLYGLASLRSQQDIHLYDVAFWCNEKGVSARQQLILEPRGDGWQLARQEEPTVQPRSDEKRILSNVALLEGAPPLSEYWTLFDNNEALFEEARTTQAATVIFSLTQNNQIENLARQIHSLRRQRGSALKIIVRENTASLRATDERLLLGCGANMVIPWNAPLSRCLTLIESVQGQQFNRHVPEEIATLLTMTQPLKLRGFQTWDIFCDAVGNMMQNTLLPPDGKGVLVALRPVPGIRVEQALTLCRPNRVGDIMTIGDNRLVLFLSFCRVNDLDTALNHIFPLPIADIFSNRMVWFEDNQISAELVNMRTLQPEKWSRPLPVTDGPNPILNAEHDGRSWRRIPQPLRLLSETTERSS; from the coding sequence ATGGACCCCATATTTTCTATTGGCATTCACTCCTTGTGGGACGAATTGCGCCATATGCCTGCCGGAGGGGTCTGGTGGATCAACGCTGACCGCGACGACGATGCGGTAAGGCTGGTTAATCAGACCGTTGCCGCGCAGCCCGGTGCCAGCAAGGTTGCGGTGATCAGCATGGGCAAGGAGCCGAAGAATATCATCAAACTGGACGAGCATCACGGTCCGGAAAAAATTAGGCTGTTTTTCATGCCGGATAAAGAAAATAGTCTATACTCGCTTGCCCCTGATTTACTCTGTTCGGTCGATCCTCATCACCATTTATTTATCCTGCTGTGTGCCAGTAATGCCTGGCAGAATATATCCAATGATAAATTACGTGTATGGCTTGAGAATATTCATAGGTGGTCGAAATACCACAATTGTACGCTGCTGATCGTTAACCCCGGGAACAATAATGATAAACTGTTCTCCTTTCTGACGACGGAATATCGCTCATTATATGGCCTCGCCAGTTTGCGCAGCCAGCAGGATATTCATCTGTATGACGTTGCCTTCTGGTGTAACGAAAAAGGCGTCAGCGCGCGCCAGCAGCTTATTCTGGAGCCACGCGGCGACGGCTGGCAATTAGCCCGCCAGGAAGAACCCACCGTACAGCCGCGCAGCGACGAAAAACGCATTTTAAGTAATGTCGCCCTGCTGGAAGGCGCGCCGCCGCTCTCGGAATACTGGACGCTGTTCGATAATAACGAAGCGCTGTTTGAAGAAGCGCGTACCACCCAGGCCGCGACGGTCATTTTCTCGCTCACGCAAAATAATCAGATTGAAAACCTCGCGCGGCAGATCCACTCGCTGCGCCGCCAGCGCGGCAGCGCGTTGAAAATCATCGTGCGTGAAAACACCGCCAGCCTGCGCGCCACCGATGAACGCCTGTTATTAGGCTGCGGCGCGAATATGGTGATCCCGTGGAATGCGCCCCTGTCACGCTGTCTGACGCTGATTGAAAGCGTGCAGGGCCAGCAATTTAACCGCCACGTGCCGGAGGAGATCGCCACGCTCCTGACCATGACGCAGCCGCTGAAGCTGCGCGGTTTCCAGACGTGGGATATTTTCTGCGATGCCGTCGGCAATATGATGCAGAACACATTACTGCCGCCGGATGGCAAAGGCGTGCTGGTGGCGCTGCGTCCGGTGCCGGGGATCCGCGTCGAGCAGGCGCTGACGCTGTGCCGCCCGAACCGCGTCGGGGACATTATGACCATCGGCGATAACCGGCTGGTGCTGTTTTTATCCTTCTGCCGGGTCAACGATCTCGATACCGCGCTCAACCATATTTTCCCGCTGCCCATCGCCGATATTTTTTCTAACCGCATGGTGTGGTTTGAGGATAACCAGATTTCCGCGGAACTGGTGAACATGCGCACGCTGCAACCGGAGAAGTGGTCACGCCCGCTGCCGGTGACCGACGGCCCGAATCCGATCCTGAATGCGGAGCACGACGGCCGCAGCTGGCGGCGTATTCCTCAACCTCTCCGCCTGCTCAGTGAGACGACGGAGCGCTCATCATGA
- the bcsQ gene encoding cellulose biosynthesis protein BcsQ yields MAILGLQGIRGGVGTTSVTAALGWSLHMLGEAVLIVDACPDNLLRLSFNVDFTQPAGWARALLDGQDWRDAGQRYTSQLDLLPFGQLTAGEAENAHLLHDALSGIGPILQSLKAQSHYQWILVDLPHGQTPLTRLILEQCDRVLTLVRPDTNCHVRLHQQALPAGTHILLNDLRIGSQLQDDLYQVWLQTQRHLLPTVIHRDEAMAECLAAKQPLGEYRSDSLAAEEIMTLANWCLLHAAQPASGSDA; encoded by the coding sequence ATGGCCATTCTGGGATTACAGGGCATACGCGGCGGCGTGGGTACGACCTCCGTCACCGCTGCGCTGGGCTGGTCACTGCACATGCTTGGCGAAGCGGTGCTGATCGTTGATGCCTGCCCGGATAATCTGCTGCGCCTGTCATTTAACGTCGACTTTACCCAGCCCGCAGGCTGGGCGCGCGCGTTGCTGGACGGGCAGGACTGGCGCGACGCCGGGCAACGTTACACCTCGCAACTGGATCTGCTGCCCTTCGGCCAGCTCACCGCAGGCGAGGCGGAAAACGCGCACCTGCTGCATGACGCGTTAAGCGGCATCGGGCCGATCCTGCAAAGCCTGAAAGCGCAAAGCCATTATCAGTGGATCCTCGTGGATCTGCCCCATGGTCAGACGCCGCTGACGCGCCTGATCCTCGAACAGTGCGATCGGGTGCTGACCCTCGTCAGGCCGGATACCAATTGCCACGTGCGTTTACATCAGCAGGCGTTGCCGGCGGGGACGCACATTCTGCTTAACGATCTGCGTATCGGCAGCCAGTTGCAGGACGATCTGTATCAGGTATGGCTGCAAACCCAGCGCCACCTGTTGCCGACGGTTATTCACCGCGACGAGGCGATGGCCGAATGTCTGGCGGCGAAACAGCCGCTGGGAGAGTACCGCAGCGACTCGCTGGCCGCCGAAGAGATCATGACGCTGGCGAACTGGTGTCTGCTGCACGCCGCGCAACCTGCCAGCGGGAGTGACGCATGA
- the bcsA gene encoding UDP-forming cellulose synthase catalytic subunit, producing MSRLSTWFLIPPVSERLGARYQLYRSHGAPAFSAALGCLWAILAWLFLPLENPRWQSIRERHRELYPHIRAERPRPLDPARYLLQTLWLMVTPEQATAGAPRKRRRAGFSQLMARYHAWLDALPQRFSARTSHLDNQKELAHLHPRLRRIILGVIVAFSAILALLCITQPFNPMSQFIFLVLLWAVAMMVRRIPGRFSALMLIVLSLTVSCRYIWWRYTSTLNWNDPVSLVCGLILLIAETYAWVVLVLGYFQVVWPLNRQPVPLPKDMSLWPTVDIFVPTYNEDLNVVKNTIYASLGIDWPKDKLTIWILDDGGRETFRQFAETVGVKYIARTTHEHAKAGNINNALKYAKGEFVSIFDCDHVPTRSFLQMTMGWFLKEKELAMMQTPHHFFSPDPFERNLGRFRKTPNEGTLFYGLVQDGNDMWDATFFCGSCAVIRRGPLDQIGGIAVETVTEDAHTSLRLHRLGYSSAYMRIPQAAGLATESLSAHIGQRIRWARGMVQIFRLDNPLLGKGLKLPQRLCYVNAMFHFLSGIPRLVFLTAPLAFLLLHAYIIYAPALMIALFVVPHMIHASLTNSKIQGKYRHSFWSEIYETVLAWYIAPPTMVALFAPHKGKFNVTAKGGLVEEEYVDWVISRPYIFLVLLNILGILVGVWRYFYGPENEILTVFVSIAWVFYNLIVLGGAVAVSVESKQLRRAHRVEISMPAAIAREDGHMFSCTVHDFSDGGLGIKINGQAQVLEGQKVNLLLKRGQQEYVFPAQVARVSGNEIGLQLMPLTTRQHIDFVQCTFARADTWALWQDSFPEDKPLESLMDILKLGFRGYRHLAEFAPSSVKMIFRSLTSLVSWLVSFVPRRPERDVVVQQPGS from the coding sequence ATGAGCCGTCTTTCCACCTGGTTTTTGATCCCCCCGGTTAGCGAACGCCTCGGCGCGCGCTACCAGCTTTATCGCAGCCACGGCGCGCCAGCGTTCAGCGCCGCCCTGGGCTGCCTGTGGGCGATCCTGGCCTGGCTTTTTCTGCCGCTGGAAAATCCGCGCTGGCAGTCGATCCGCGAACGCCACCGCGAGCTTTACCCGCATATTCGCGCCGAACGGCCGCGCCCGCTCGATCCGGCGCGTTACCTGCTGCAAACCCTGTGGCTGATGGTTACGCCCGAACAGGCAACGGCAGGCGCGCCGCGCAAACGCCGTCGCGCAGGCTTCTCGCAATTAATGGCCCGCTACCATGCGTGGCTCGACGCGCTGCCGCAGCGCTTCAGCGCCCGGACCAGCCATCTGGATAATCAGAAAGAACTGGCGCACCTGCATCCGCGTCTGCGGCGCATTATTCTTGGTGTGATCGTGGCCTTTTCCGCCATTCTGGCGCTGCTGTGCATCACCCAGCCGTTTAACCCGATGTCGCAGTTCATCTTCCTGGTTCTGCTGTGGGCCGTGGCAATGATGGTGCGGCGTATCCCCGGACGCTTCTCGGCGCTGATGCTTATCGTATTGTCGCTGACCGTTTCCTGTCGCTACATCTGGTGGCGTTATACCTCCACGCTCAACTGGAACGATCCGGTCAGCCTGGTCTGCGGCCTGATCCTACTGATTGCCGAAACCTACGCCTGGGTGGTGCTGGTGCTCGGCTATTTCCAGGTGGTGTGGCCGCTCAATCGTCAGCCGGTGCCGCTGCCGAAGGATATGTCTCTGTGGCCGACCGTTGATATTTTCGTCCCGACCTACAACGAAGATTTGAACGTGGTGAAAAACACCATTTATGCCTCGCTGGGCATCGACTGGCCGAAGGATAAGCTGACTATCTGGATCCTCGATGACGGCGGGCGTGAAACCTTCCGCCAGTTTGCCGAGACCGTAGGGGTGAAATACATCGCCCGTACCACCCATGAGCACGCCAAAGCCGGGAACATCAACAACGCCCTGAAATATGCGAAGGGCGAGTTTGTATCGATTTTCGACTGCGACCACGTGCCCACGCGCTCGTTTTTGCAGATGACCATGGGCTGGTTCCTGAAAGAGAAAGAGCTGGCGATGATGCAGACGCCGCACCACTTTTTCTCGCCGGATCCCTTTGAGCGCAACCTTGGCCGCTTCCGTAAAACCCCTAACGAAGGCACGCTGTTTTACGGTCTGGTGCAGGACGGCAACGACATGTGGGACGCGACCTTTTTCTGCGGTTCCTGTGCGGTGATCCGTCGCGGGCCGCTCGATCAGATTGGCGGCATCGCAGTGGAGACGGTGACGGAAGATGCGCACACTTCTCTGCGTTTACACCGTCTCGGCTACAGCTCGGCCTATATGCGTATTCCGCAGGCGGCGGGCCTGGCGACGGAAAGCCTCTCGGCGCATATCGGACAGCGCATCCGCTGGGCGCGCGGCATGGTGCAGATCTTCCGCCTCGATAACCCGCTGTTGGGCAAGGGGCTGAAGCTCCCGCAACGGCTCTGTTATGTGAACGCCATGTTCCACTTCTTATCCGGTATTCCGCGGCTGGTGTTCCTCACCGCGCCGCTGGCGTTCCTGTTGCTCCACGCCTATATCATTTACGCCCCGGCGCTGATGATCGCGCTCTTTGTGGTGCCGCATATGATCCACGCCAGCCTGACCAACTCCAAAATCCAGGGCAAATATCGCCACTCGTTCTGGAGTGAAATTTACGAAACGGTGCTGGCCTGGTATATCGCCCCGCCGACCATGGTGGCGCTGTTTGCGCCGCATAAAGGTAAATTTAACGTCACCGCCAAAGGTGGGCTGGTGGAGGAGGAGTACGTCGACTGGGTCATTTCCCGGCCCTACATTTTCCTCGTGCTGCTGAATATCCTCGGTATCCTGGTGGGCGTCTGGCGCTATTTCTATGGGCCGGAGAATGAAATTCTTACCGTATTCGTCAGTATCGCCTGGGTGTTCTACAACCTGATCGTGCTCGGCGGCGCGGTGGCGGTGTCGGTGGAAAGTAAACAGTTACGCCGCGCTCATCGCGTGGAAATCTCGATGCCAGCGGCCATCGCCCGTGAAGATGGCCATATGTTCTCCTGTACCGTACACGACTTCTCTGACGGCGGGCTGGGCATCAAAATTAACGGCCAGGCGCAGGTGCTGGAAGGGCAGAAGGTGAACCTGCTGCTCAAACGCGGCCAGCAGGAGTATGTCTTCCCGGCGCAGGTGGCGCGCGTTTCCGGTAATGAAATCGGTCTGCAACTGATGCCGTTGACCACCCGTCAACATATTGATTTTGTACAGTGTACCTTTGCCCGCGCCGATACCTGGGCACTCTGGCAGGACAGCTTCCCGGAAGATAAACCGCTGGAAAGTTTGATGGATATTCTCAAGCTGGGTTTCCGTGGCTATCGCCACCTTGCAGAATTTGCACCTTCGTCCGTAAAAATGATTTTCCGGTCCCTCACTTCACTGGTTTCCTGGCTTGTGTCGTTCGTTCCGCGCCGCCCCGAGCGGGACGTGGTAGTACAGCAACCGGGTTCGTGA
- the bcsR gene encoding cellulose biosynthesis protein BcsR, whose protein sequence is MNNNETANSKDSSLNYTWQNDFLALSRVFSLPEIDYTDISQREQLAAAIKRWPLLAEFSQLP, encoded by the coding sequence ATGAATAATAATGAAACCGCTAATTCGAAAGATTCAAGCCTGAACTATACCTGGCAGAATGATTTTCTGGCACTCAGTCGGGTGTTTTCATTGCCTGAAATAGATTACACCGACATTTCTCAACGGGAACAATTGGCGGCAGCGATTAAACGCTGGCCATTGCTCGCTGAATTCTCCCAACTGCCATAA
- the bcsF gene encoding cellulose biosynthesis protein BcsF, producing MMTLSDIIQLVVLCALIFFPLGYAARHSSRRIRTVLRLMFVKPKYVKPAGTLRRASTVKADRKHD from the coding sequence ATGATGACTCTCAGCGATATTATTCAGTTAGTGGTGCTGTGCGCGCTGATTTTCTTTCCGCTGGGTTACGCCGCGCGGCATTCGTCGCGCCGCATCAGAACCGTACTCCGGCTAATGTTTGTTAAGCCGAAATATGTCAAACCCGCCGGAACGTTACGCCGGGCATCCACCGTCAAAGCAGACCGAAAACATGACTAA
- the bcsG gene encoding cellulose biosynthesis protein BcsG, translating to MTNQSYTPSAPSPLWQYWRGLSGWNFYFLVKFGLLWAGYLNFHALQNLVFMAFLLMPLPKRKLHRLRHWIAIPIGFALFWHDTWLPGPQSMMSQGSQVAGFSADYLLDLVTRFINWQMLGAIFVLLVAWLFLAQWIRVTVFVVAIMIWLNLITLTGPAFSLWPAGQPTTTVTTTGGNAAATVANAGNKPVVDGMPAQTAPPTTANLDAWLNSFYQAEEKRKTPFPASLPADAQPFELLVINICSLSWADVEAAGLMSHPLWSHFDIQFKHFNSATSYSGPAAIRLLRASCGQPSHKNLYQQAGNECYLFDNLAKLGFSSQFMLDHNGVFGGFLKEVRENGGMQAPLMNQAGLPTALLSFDGSPVYDDTAVLNRWMESEEGKNNQRTATYFNLLPLHDGNHFPGVSKTADYKVRAQKLFDELDAFFTQLEKSGRKVMVVMAPEHGGALQGDKMQVSGLRDIPSPSITNVPVGIKFFGMKAPHQGAPLIIDQPSSFLAISELVVRAVDGKLFVEDSVNWDQLTSNLPQTAPVSENSNAIVIQYQDKPYVRLNGGDWVPYPQ from the coding sequence ATGACTAATCAATCTTATACTCCCTCTGCGCCGTCGCCGCTGTGGCAATACTGGCGCGGGCTTTCTGGCTGGAACTTCTATTTTTTAGTGAAGTTCGGCCTGTTATGGGCGGGCTATCTTAATTTCCATGCGCTGCAAAATCTGGTGTTTATGGCGTTTTTGCTGATGCCGCTGCCAAAACGCAAACTGCATCGACTGCGCCACTGGATCGCCATTCCTATCGGCTTTGCGCTGTTCTGGCACGATACCTGGCTGCCGGGTCCGCAAAGTATGATGAGCCAGGGCAGCCAGGTGGCGGGATTCAGCGCCGATTATCTGCTGGACCTGGTCACGCGTTTTATCAACTGGCAGATGCTTGGCGCGATCTTTGTACTGCTGGTGGCATGGTTGTTCCTGGCGCAGTGGATCCGCGTGACGGTATTTGTGGTGGCCATCATGATCTGGCTGAACCTGATCACCCTCACCGGCCCGGCGTTTTCCCTGTGGCCTGCGGGTCAGCCGACCACCACGGTCACCACCACCGGCGGCAATGCGGCGGCGACGGTCGCCAACGCAGGCAACAAGCCGGTCGTCGACGGTATGCCCGCCCAGACAGCGCCACCGACTACAGCGAATCTTGATGCCTGGCTGAACAGTTTTTATCAGGCTGAGGAGAAGCGTAAAACGCCGTTCCCCGCCTCGCTGCCCGCCGATGCCCAGCCGTTTGAGCTGCTGGTGATCAACATCTGTTCCCTCTCCTGGGCGGATGTGGAAGCCGCCGGACTGATGTCGCATCCGCTGTGGTCGCACTTCGATATTCAGTTTAAGCACTTTAACTCCGCCACCTCTTACAGCGGCCCGGCGGCCATCCGTTTGCTGCGCGCCAGCTGTGGTCAGCCGTCGCATAAAAATCTTTATCAGCAGGCGGGTAACGAGTGCTATCTGTTCGATAACCTGGCGAAACTGGGCTTCTCATCGCAGTTTATGCTCGATCATAACGGCGTGTTTGGCGGCTTCCTGAAAGAAGTGCGCGAAAACGGCGGCATGCAGGCGCCGCTGATGAATCAGGCCGGACTGCCGACCGCGCTGCTGTCGTTCGACGGTTCGCCGGTATATGACGATACGGCAGTGCTTAACCGCTGGATGGAGTCTGAAGAAGGTAAAAACAATCAGCGCACCGCCACTTACTTCAACCTGCTGCCGCTGCATGATGGCAACCATTTCCCTGGCGTCAGTAAAACCGCTGACTATAAAGTGCGCGCCCAGAAACTCTTTGATGAACTGGATGCGTTTTTCACTCAGCTGGAAAAATCAGGTCGTAAGGTGATGGTGGTGATGGCCCCGGAACACGGCGGCGCATTGCAGGGGGATAAAATGCAGGTCTCCGGTCTGCGCGACATCCCGAGCCCGTCGATCACCAACGTGCCGGTCGGCATTAAGTTCTTCGGTATGAAAGCCCCGCATCAGGGCGCTCCGTTGATCATCGATCAGCCGAGCAGCTTCCTCGCGATATCTGAACTGGTCGTTCGTGCGGTGGACGGCAAACTGTTCGTGGAAGACAGCGTGAACTGGGATCAACTGACCAGCAACCTGCCGCAGACAGCGCCGGTATCGGAAAACTCGAACGCGATTGTGATCCAGTATCAGGATAAGCCGTACGTACGGCTGAACGGCGGGGACTGGGTACCGTATCCGCAGTGA
- the bcsB gene encoding cellulose biosynthesis cyclic di-GMP-binding regulatory protein BcsB — translation MKRKLSWMCAVVMGLSAYPYAMTMAAPASPAATAAPVVPTVTPATQGAATPAPTQPESMMPVTPVEAQTTPVGQVMPGVNGANAPIVADNAPTRDVTLTFAQIAPPPGSMILRGVNPDGGIEFGMRSDEVVSKAVLNLEYTPSPSLLPVQSQLKVYLNDELMGVLPVTKEQLGKKTQAQVAVDPLYITDFNRVRLEFVGHYRDVCENPASSTLWMDIGRNSSLAMTYQKLTLKNDLSSFPVPFFDPRDNRPLNLPMVFAGVPALAQQQAASIVASWFGTRTGWRGQQFPVSYDALPDSNAIVFATNDKRPAFLRDVPPVTAPTVMMMNHPTNPFMKVLVVFGRDDKDILQAAKGIAQGNLLFRGDRVVVDEVKPLLARKPYDAPNWVRTDRAITFSELKTYEEQLQATGLQPASINVAMNLPPDLYLLRSSGIDMNLNYRYTAPPTKDNSRMDISLNNQFLQSFSLTSSQDTNRLLLRLPVLQGLLDGKTEVSIPALKLGALNQLRFDFQYMNPMPGGTIENCITFQPVQNRVVIGDDSTIDFSKYYHFIAMPDLRAFANAGFPFSRMADLSDTLVVLPAQPTAAQLTTLLDSMGGIGAQTGFPAVNVTLTNDGNQLANKDADILIIGTLPEKLKNDERIDLLVQATQSWVKTPQRQTDFPAIVPDVNDRQADTQTAVSSSGPMAAIVGFQSPYNDQRSVVALLADSPRGYSLLNEAMNDSGKRAAMYGSVTVIRESGVNGLRVGDIYYVGHLPWFERIWYALSNHPILLAVLAAVSVVLLAWVLWRLLRIISRRRLDGDHE, via the coding sequence ATGAAAAGAAAACTTTCCTGGATGTGCGCAGTGGTAATGGGATTAAGTGCATACCCCTATGCAATGACGATGGCGGCGCCTGCCAGTCCGGCGGCTACGGCTGCGCCCGTGGTGCCGACGGTAACGCCTGCAACACAAGGGGCCGCCACGCCGGCGCCGACGCAGCCGGAATCCATGATGCCCGTGACGCCGGTCGAAGCACAGACCACCCCGGTGGGTCAGGTCATGCCGGGCGTAAACGGGGCAAATGCGCCGATTGTCGCCGATAATGCGCCAACCCGCGACGTTACCCTGACTTTTGCGCAGATCGCGCCGCCGCCGGGCAGCATGATCCTGCGCGGCGTCAATCCGGACGGCGGCATTGAATTCGGAATGCGCAGCGACGAAGTGGTGTCGAAAGCGGTGCTGAATCTGGAATACACGCCATCGCCGTCATTGCTGCCCGTGCAGTCGCAGCTGAAGGTCTATCTGAATGATGAGCTGATGGGCGTTTTGCCGGTCACCAAAGAACAGCTGGGTAAAAAGACGCAGGCGCAGGTCGCCGTCGATCCGCTCTATATCACCGATTTTAACCGTGTGCGGCTGGAGTTTGTCGGCCATTACCGCGATGTGTGTGAAAACCCGGCCAGCAGCACCCTGTGGATGGATATCGGCCGCAACAGTTCACTGGCGATGACCTACCAGAAGCTGACGCTGAAAAATGACTTGTCCTCTTTCCCGGTGCCCTTCTTCGATCCGCGCGACAACCGTCCGCTGAACCTGCCGATGGTCTTCGCTGGCGTCCCGGCGCTGGCGCAGCAACAGGCGGCGAGTATTGTCGCATCATGGTTCGGCACCCGCACCGGCTGGCGCGGCCAGCAGTTCCCGGTCTCTTATGACGCGCTGCCGGACAGCAATGCCATTGTCTTCGCCACCAACGACAAACGTCCGGCATTCCTGCGTGATGTGCCGCCGGTGACCGCGCCGACCGTGATGATGATGAACCACCCGACTAACCCGTTCATGAAAGTGCTGGTGGTGTTCGGGCGCGATGACAAAGACATCCTGCAGGCGGCGAAGGGCATTGCCCAGGGCAACCTGCTGTTCCGTGGCGACCGCGTGGTGGTGGACGAGGTGAAACCGCTGCTGGCGCGTAAACCTTACGATGCGCCTAACTGGGTGCGTACCGACCGGGCAATCACCTTTAGCGAGCTGAAAACCTATGAGGAGCAGTTGCAGGCCACCGGCTTACAGCCCGCCTCCATCAACGTGGCGATGAATCTGCCGCCGGATCTTTATCTGTTGCGCAGCAGCGGCATTGATATGAACCTCAATTACCGTTACACCGCGCCACCGACGAAAGATAACTCGCGCATGGATATCAGCCTGAACAACCAGTTCCTGCAATCCTTCAGTCTGACCAGCAGCCAGGATACTAACCGTCTGCTGCTGCGGCTGCCGGTGCTACAGGGTCTGCTGGATGGTAAAACTGAAGTGTCTATTCCGGCGCTGAAACTGGGCGCGCTGAACCAGCTGCGCTTCGACTTCCAGTACATGAACCCGATGCCGGGCGGTACGATCGAAAACTGTATCACCTTCCAGCCGGTGCAAAACCGTGTGGTGATCGGCGACGACTCCACCATTGATTTCTCGAAGTATTATCACTTTATCGCCATGCCGGATCTGCGCGCCTTTGCCAATGCGGGCTTCCCGTTCAGCCGGATGGCGGATCTCTCTGATACTCTGGTGGTGCTGCCCGCGCAGCCAACGGCGGCTCAGCTCACCACGCTGCTGGATTCCATGGGCGGCATCGGAGCGCAAACCGGTTTCCCGGCGGTGAACGTCACCCTGACCAACGATGGTAATCAGCTGGCGAATAAAGATGCCGATATCCTGATCATCGGCACCTTACCGGAAAAACTGAAAAACGATGAACGTATCGACTTGCTGGTGCAGGCCACGCAAAGCTGGGTGAAAACGCCGCAGCGCCAGACAGACTTCCCGGCCATTGTGCCGGACGTCAATGACCGCCAGGCCGACACGCAGACTGCCGTCAGCTCCAGCGGCCCGATGGCGGCGATCGTCGGCTTCCAGTCGCCCTATAACGATCAGCGCAGCGTGGTGGCCCTGCTGGCGGACAGCCCGCGCGGCTACAGCCTGCTGAACGAGGCGATGAACGACAGCGGCAAGCGCGCCGCCATGTACGGCTCGGTGACGGTGATCCGCGAATCGGGCGTGAACGGCCTGCGGGTGGGTGATATCTATTATGTGGGTCATCTGCCGTGGTTTGAACGCATCTGGTATGCGCTCTCAAACCATCCGATCCTGCTGGCGGTGCTGGCGGCAGTGAGCGTCGTGTTGCTGGCCTGGGTGCTGTGGCGTCTGCTGCGCATCATCAGCCGTCGTCGTCTTGATGGCGACCATGAATAA